One genomic segment of Naumovozyma castellii chromosome 7, complete genome includes these proteins:
- the RCM1 gene encoding rRNA (cytosine-C5-)-methyltransferase RCM1 (ancestral locus Anc_2.286) has protein sequence MEFYRDATWVLEFVEQEDAKGRISGSLQTLVFQSCKRYKLKCNPKHVYAVLDSCWKYKPYLEKVMKKSGILDEIPKRKGKPMYSRLTLMLMCHDLLFSKAKRIQMGKLPIKTYVLKHKSRLHSELVKLKLKLKVKNLSELVSNADSENDMTPVRWIRINPLRCDVEATKLEIQKKFPTRVENWSDIVPGSIYYDEYIPNLFGIHPQDKITSHNLYKQGKIIIQDRASCFPAHILHPDENDVVIDGCAAPGNKTTHTASYMIKEPSKDPKIQIYAFEKNPERAKILDKMIKVAGCSKNIKINVGDFTKIALPEKYKDVTGFIVDPSCSGSGIFGRKFIDSLNRKKMNKDEADKKEGDEEEEVPDEQEEYNKREDLKTRLSKLSSFQFQVVKHAMSFPNAKKIVYSTCSIHAEENERVVIDLMLDSKVKQWGWKVAPRSKVIPTWPRRGKVEEFEEVFREDGNSSKCEELAGGCIRALPRSDGGIGFFAVCFER, from the coding sequence ATGGAGTTTTATAGAGATGCCACATGGGTGCTGGAGTTTGTAGAACAAGAGGATGCCAAGGGAAGAATCTCGGGATCGCTTCAAACTTTGGTGTTTCAAAGTTGTAAACGATACAAATTGAAATGCAATCCAAAACATGTCTATGCTGTGTTAGATTCATGTTGGAAATACAAACCATATTTGGAGAAGGTAATGAAAAAATCAGGGATATTGGATGAAATTCCGAAGAGGAAGGGGAAGCCCATGTATTCTCGATTAACTTTGATGTTGATGTGCCATGATTTACTATTCTCGAAGGCTAAGCGAATTCAGATGGGGAAGTTACCCATAAAGACATACGTTCTGAAGCATAAAAGTAGGTTACATAGTGAACTGGTCAAATTGaaactgaaattgaaagtgaagaaCTTGTCTGAGTTAGTTTCTAACGCCGATTCTGAAAATGATATGACTCCAGTGAGATGGATCCGTATCAATCCACTACGATGTGATGTCGAAGCAACTAAGTTGGAAATACAGAAGAAGTTCCCAACTCGGGTGGAAAATTGGTCAGATATCGTACCAGGTTCCATCTACTACGATGAGTATATTCCCAATTTATTCGGTATTCATCCTCAAGACAAGATAACATCTCATAATCTGTACAAGCAGGGGAAAATTATTATCCAAGACCGTGCTTCTTGTTTCCCAGCAcatattcttcatccaGATGAAAATGACGTTGTCATTGATGGATGTGCTGCTCCAGGAAATAAAACCACTCATACAGCATCATACATGATCAAGGAACCATCGAAGGACCCTaaaatccaaatatatGCCTTTGAGAAGAATCCTGAGAGGGCTAAAATTTTGGATAAGATGATTAAGGTGGCGGGCTGTTCAAAGAATATCAAGATTAATGTTGGTGATTTTACTAAGATTGCCCTTCCAGAAAAATATAAGGATGTAACTGGGTTTATTGTTGATCCAAGTTGCTCAGGAAGTGGTATCTTTGGTCgtaaatttattgattcGTTGAATagaaagaagatgaataaGGATGAAGCAGATAAGAAAGAGGgagacgaagaagaagaagttccAGATGAGCAAGAGGAGTATAACAAGCgagaagatttgaaaacgCGTCTCTCTAAGCTATCgtcttttcaatttcaagtAGTTAAACATGCGATGAGCTTCCCCAATGCCAAGAAGATTGTCTACAGCACATGTTCTATTCACGCTGAAGAAAACGAACGTGTCGTAATAGATTTAATGCTGGACAGCAAAGTGAAACAATGGGGGTGGAAAGTGGCACCACGAAGCAAAGTGATACCGACATGGCCCAGAAGAGGTAAAGTGGAAGAGTTCGAAGAAGTCTTCAGAGAAGATGGCAACTCTTCCAAATGTGAGGAGCTAGCTGGTGGATGTATCAGAGCCCTTCCACGATCTGATGGTGGGATTGGGTTCTTTGCCGTATGCTTTGAACGATAG
- the HDA1 gene encoding histone deacetylase HDA1 (ancestral locus Anc_2.285): MVKHLPLTLNHRWKTKESATVLLQTNKQFTQSDTTQKRNMTAVKEEPELKKQKITDVSERPVIVPPRDAELSYTPLKTGLCYDVRMRYHAKIFTSYFEYIDPHPEDPRRIYRIYKILAENGLIKDPTLSGIEDIGDLMLKIPVRDATEEEILEVHSKEHYDFIEKTSTMNREELLKATEKGDSVYFNNDSFASAKLPVGGSIEACKAVVEGRVKNSLAVVRPPGHHAEPQAAGGFCLFSNVAIAAKNILKNYPESVRRIMILDWDIHHGNGTQKAFYDDDRVLYISLHRFELGKYYPGTINGQYDQTGEGKGEGFNCNITWPVGGVGDAEYIWAFEQVVMPMAREFQPDLVIISSGFDAADGDSIGQCHVTPSCYGHMTHMLKSLAKGNLCVVLEGGYNLDAIARSALSVAKILIGEPPDELPDPLRDPKPEAIEIIDKVIRLQSKYWKCFKRRYGNAGCNFKDEINESLISKNFPLQQAIREQQLNTLSQDFKFATLPLLKPELPKDTVLCSPNVYQSKTVIICAHDTPEIWAKRDVIQGTIDPSSSIIVDSTLDFIKWANEKKYGVIDINIPQNLFEQENYSAIVTSQEVLTYIWDNYLKYFPNVEKVAFIGIGDAYSGIVHLLGHRDTRSVVKSVINFIAQKQLRALVPLVDESLSDWYFKNSLVFSDKSHTYWGDKENKKPRKKYGRLLRCETDGINNIVEERFEEATDFILDSFEEWSDSE, from the coding sequence ATGGTTAAACATTTACCGTTAACATTAAATCATCGTTggaaaacaaaagaatcaGCAACCGTTTTGCTTCAAACAAACAAGCAATTCACTCAATCGGACACTACACAGAAGAGGAACATGACTGCTGTCAAGGAAGAGCCggaattgaagaaacaaaaaataacaGACGTCTCCGAGAGACCCGTCATCGTGCCCCCCAGAGACGCTGAGCTGTCGTATACTCCGTTGAAGACGGGTCTATGTTATGATGTGAGGATGAGGTATCATGCTAAAATTTTCACCTCgtattttgaatatatcGACCCTCATCCAGAGGATCCTCGAAGAATTTATCGTATTTATAAGATTTTGGCCGAGAATGGACTCATTAAAGATCCAACCTTGAGCGGGATTGAGGACATTGGTGATTTGATGTTGAAAATCCCAGTGAGGGATGCTACTGAAGAGGAAATATTGGAAGTGCACTCTAAAGAACATTATGACTTTATAGAAAAGACTTCCACAATGAATCGTGAAGAACTACTGAAAGCAACTGAAAAGGGTGATTCTgtttattttaataatgattcGTTCGCCAGCGCAAAACTACCTGTAGGTGGATCTATTGAGGCTTGTAAAGCTGTTGTTGAAGGTCgagtgaaaaattcattggCGGTGGTGAGGCCTCCGGGACATCATGCGGAACCTCAAGCAGCTGGTGGGTTTTGTCTATTTAGTAATGTGGCAATTGCAGCGAAgaacattttgaaaaattatccGGAAAGTGTGAGAAGAATTATGATCTTAGATTGGGATATCCATCACGGGAATGGTACTCAAAAGGCATTTTATGATGATGACCGTGTATTGTACATCTCATTACATAGATTTGAATTAGGAAAATATTACCCTGGGACCATAAATGGTCAATACGACCAAACTGGGGAAGGAAAAGGTGAAGGTTTCAACTGTAATATAACGTGGCCTGTAGGTGGTGTTGGTGATGCAGAATATATATGGGCTTTTGAACAAGTTGTTATGCCCATGGCTAGAGAGTTCCAACCAGACTTAGTCATCATATCATCTGGATTTGATGCTGCTGATGGTGACAGTATTGGCCAGTGTCATGTGACACCTAGTTGTTATGGTCATATGACTCATATGTTAAAATCCCTGGCTAAGGGAAACTTATGTGTCGTTTTGGAGGGTGGTTACAATTTAGATGCCATTGCTAGAAGTGCTCTAAGTGTTGCAAAAATACTGATCGGTGAACCTCCTGATGAATTACCAGACCCACTAAGGGACCCTAAGCCAGAAGCCATAGAGATAATCGATAAAGTTATTAGGTTACAATCTAAATATTGGAAATGTTTCAAGAGGAGGTATGGTAATGCCGGATGCAACTTCAAGGATGAAATTAACGAATCCCTTATATCTAAaaattttcctcttcaacAGGCTATTCGTGAGCAACAATTGAATACTCTTTCACaggatttcaaatttgCCACACTACCATTGTTGAAACCGGAACTGCCTAAGGATACAGTATTGTGTTCTCCAAATGTCTATCAATCAAAAACAGTAATAATATGTGCACATGACACACCTGAAATATGGGCTAAACGTGATGTGATTCAAGGGACCATCGATCCATCATCATCGATTATAGTAGATTCAACATTAGACTTTATTAAATGGGCAAATGAGAAAAAATACGGTGTCATTGATATAAATATCCCTCAGAATTTATTTGAACAAGAGAATTATTCAGCAATTGTCACTTCTCAAGAAGTATTAACTTATATTTGGgataattatttgaaatatttcccAAATGTTGAAAAGGTAGCCTTTATAGGTATTGGTGATGCTTATTCAGGGATTGTTCATCTATTAGGCCACAGAGATACGAGGTCAGTTGTAAAGTCAGTAATTAACTTCATTGCACAGAAACAATTGAGAGCATTGGTACCTCTTGTTGATGAATCATTAAGTGATTGGTACTTTAAGAACTCGCTAGTTTTTTCAGATAAGAGTCACACTTATTGGGGTGATAAAGAGAATAAGAAACCGAGGAAAAAATATGGTAGATTATTGAGATGTGAGACTGACGGgataaataatattgttgaagagagatttgaagaagcCACTGATTTTATCTTGGATTCCTTCGAGGAATGGAGTGATAGTGAGTAA
- the ARK1 gene encoding serine/threonine protein kinase ARK1 (ancestral locus Anc_2.284) → MNQPQIPLYQPGTLLTVGSHKVQVVKYLTSGGFAQIYTVQISPPDKFTNTNVACLKRVIVPDKPSLNTLRAEVDTMKLLRNNAHVVSYIDSHAAKFNPNEGSYEVFLLMEYCDMGGLIDFMNTRLQERLREDEILNIMSQVTQGIAAMHALHPPLLHRDIKIENVLLTSKGEYKVCDFGSVCGIIRPPSNAQEVSYVQHDIMKNTTAQYRAPEMIDLYRGLPIDEKSDIWALGVFLYKLCYYTTPFEKNGEAAILHATFQFPNYPQYSDRLKKLITYMLMEQPSQRPNSYQVLEEVSSMQNVQCPIPNFYLMNNNVTQGQMAMQTQPQNNGAMMASPNMQPYVPNNNFVYNTPNAVSMNDIQMMNAINLKVNSTHNTGMIPPTMATNMARTIPMQPVQKSQTLPVSSIPTNLQNTNKSSPFNLKSTTTYVDSETQTETPKQTLNKAISSNTEGFSLINEKNPNSVPMLSPSFSTSSSSSSSDENDSVDLRNKAYSPIRTPLKSQLQDNDERIKKVIQVAKEGLSRSRTSLESEPTFKKEKKNKVYNATLEKAKKHRSLPVMETTIKPDSTKPIASKSEISFAEPAVKSNSKSNEETKILIKQKMLEKLNASQNQFKKKSIPDGDSIHKNDQTPKPKVPSKPAHLRPKVPKKPAFLSSQKIK, encoded by the coding sequence ATGAATCAACCTCAAATACCCTTATACCAACCAGGAACCCTCCTGACTGTGGGATCACATAAAGTTCAAGtagtaaaatatttgaccAGTGGTGGGTTTGCTCAAATTTACACAGTGCAGATCTCCCCTCCTGATAAATTCACAAATACCAATGTTGCGTGCCTGAAAAGGGTGATTGTACCAGATAAACCAAGTTTAAACACTCTGAGAGCCGAAGTAGACACTATGAAATTGCTTCGAAATAATGCTCATGTCGTTTCATATATTGACTCTCATGCAGCTAAATTCAATCCTAACGAAGGTTCATATGAAGTGTTTCTTTTAATGGAATATTGTGACATGGGAGGACTTATAGATTTTATGAACACTAGACTGCAAGAAAGATTACgtgaagatgaaatacTGAACATTATGTCACAGGTGACTCAAGGGATTGCTGCCATGCATGCACTTCATCCTCCATTGTTACATCGGGATattaagattgaaaatgtaCTGTTGACCAGTAAAGGTGAGTATAAGGTTTGCGATTTTGGATCTGTCTGTGGTATTATTCGACCCCCTTCGAACGCGCAAGAGGTTTCATATGTACAGCATgatataatgaagaataCAACGGCTCAATACAGAGCTCCAGAAATGATTGATTTGTATCGTGGATTGCctattgatgaaaaatctgATATATGGGCTCTTGGTGTGTTTCTTTATAAGTTGTGCTATTATACAACACCATTTGAGAAAAATGGTGAAGCTGCTATTTTACATGCTACGTTCCAATTCCCAAACTATCCTCAGTACAGTGATCGTCTTAAGAAACTAATCACTTATATGTTGATGGAACAACCTTCACAAAGACCCAATTCTTACCAAGTTTTAGAAGAAGTCTCGAGTATGCAGAACGTTCAATGTCCAATTCCAAACTTTTATctaatgaataataatgttacCCAAGGCCAAATGGCCATGCAAACGCAACCACAGAATAATGGTGCAATGATGGCGAGTCCAAATATGCAGCCATAtgttccaaataataatttcgTTTATAACACTCCTAATGCTGTGTCAATGAATGATATCCAAATGATGAATGCCATCAATCTGAAGGTGAACTCTACACATAACACTGGCATGATACCGCCAACTATGGCAACAAATATGGCACGTACTATTCCAATGCAGCCAGTTCAAAAATCGCAAACATTGCCCGTATCTTCGATACCCACGAATCTACAAAATACAAACAAGTCATCTCCTtttaatttgaaatcaaCAACTACTTATGTGGATTCAGAGACTCAGACAGAGACCCCAAAGCAAACGCTTAACAAAGCAATTTCAAGTAACACTGAAGGCTTTTCTCtaataaatgaaaagaacCCTAATTCTGTTCCAATGTTGTCACCCTCTTTCTCGAcctcctcttcatcttcctcttctgatgaaaatgattctGTAGatttaagaaacaaagCTTATTCTCCAATTAGAACTCCATTAAAATCCCAACTTCaggataatgatgaaagaataaagaagGTTATTCAAGTGGCGAAGGAGGGGTTAAGTAGGAGTAGAACTTCGTTAGAGTCTGAACCAACATTTAAAAAGGAGAAAAAGAACAAAGTATATAACGCCACTTTGGAAAAAGCAAAGAAACATCGTAGTTTACCTGTAATGGAGACAACAATAAAACCAGATTCTACAAAGCCAATTGCATCAAAATCGGAAATATCGTTTGCAGAACCTGCAGTTAAATCCAATTCAAAGtctaatgaagaaacaaaaatattaataaagcAAAAAATGTTAGAGAAACTAAATGCCTCTCAGAAtcaattcaaaaagaaatcCATCCCTGATGGGGATTCTATCCATAAGAATGACCAAACACCCAAACCAAAAGTGCCGTCTAAACCTGCGCATTTAAGGCCAAAAGTACCTAAAAAACCAGCGTTCCTTTCTAGTCAAAAGATTAAATAG
- the NCAS0G03820 gene encoding SDR family oxidoreductase, protein MAATQKTVFVSGATGFIAKYIIKLLLDQNYKVIGSVRSEEKGQEVLADFDHNANLSIEIVKDLASLTAFDEVFKKHGKDIQIVLHTASPVTFQVDDVEKDILIPAVNGVKSILNAILQFAPQTVERFVLTSSLAAQINPLAPDSKDKIITEKSWNDATWEGCQTDSMSAYAGSKTFAEKAAWDFMKEHGNEVKMKMSAVLPSFVFGPQLKMDFSSGHLRSSMEFINSIINGKLPPPMFSAGAFIDVRDVAKAELAAFQKDECIGKRLALESDMYTVQDILDYIHKNFPELAKIVQVGKPGSRDEALKNSFKFNNDETKKVLGFQFIPLETTLHDSLKQIDDAKKN, encoded by the coding sequence ATGGCTGCTACTCAAAAAACTGTGTTCGTTTCTGGTGCCACCGGATTCATTGCCAagtatattattaaattacTGTTGGACCAAAACTATAAAGTCATTGGTTCTGTTAGATCAGAAGAAAAGGGTCAAGAAGTCCTAGCAGACTTTGATCATAATGCTAACTTATCGATTGAGATAGTTAAAGATTTAGCCAGCTTGACTGCATTCGACGAAGTCTTCAAGAAGCATGGTAAGGATATCCAAATTGTCTTACATACGGCATCCCCTGTAACTTTCCAAGTGGATGACGTCGAGAAAGATATCTTGATTCCAGCTGTCAATGGTGTCAAGTCAATTCTTAATGCAATCTTGCAATTCGCACCTCAGACCGTGGAAAGATTTGTCCTCACTTCCTCCCTTGCCGCTCAAATTAACCCATTAGCTCCTGATAGTAAGGACAAAATTATTACCGAAAAAAGTTGGAATGATGCAACTTGGGAAGGTTGTCAAACAGATTCAATGAGTGCATATGCTGGATCTAAGACTTTTGCTGAAAAAGCAGCCTGGGATTTCATGAAAGAACATGGAAATGAAGTTAAAATGAAGATGTCTGCTGTCTTGCCCTCCTTTGTGTTTGGTcctcaattgaaaatggaCTTTTCGTCAGGTCATTTGAGAAGTTCTATGgaattcattaattcaattattaatggTAAATTACCTCCTCCAATGTTCTCTGCTGGAGCATTCATTGATGTTCGTGATGTCGCTAAGGCTGAATTAGCTGCCTTTCAAAAAGATGAGTGTATTGGAAAAAGATTGGCCCTAGAAAGTGACATGTACACTGTCCAGGACATTTTAGATTATATCCATAAGAATTTCCCAGAATTAGCAAAGATTGTACAGGTGGGTAAACCAGGATCCAGAGATGAAGCCTTAAAGAACAGCTTCAAGTTCAACAACGATGAAACTAAGAAGGTCTTAGGTTTCCAGTTTATCCCCCTGGAGACTACTCTTCATGATTCCCTTaaacaaattgatgatGCCAAGAAGAACTAg
- the NCAS0G03830 gene encoding uncharacterized protein — MKTTVFFVMGNGITLVLSELESNTLSDIIDKIRSTQKYSTIFEVLISKMVQYTLNKSTTLSCSYQIIIGKYKQFTGSSNIFKLRSLRQHMIKLGYDLWNFYLYCEQLAIMMIELNTIPLHEVKDIPEHGTHMEMLRCFAKGHKNKAMDLKNIIDDPNALFNKSFKNTLERREASQPATVVGSVMQGIFLSAAMSHNSLFGVSRRNQLNLRRAFYFLKLEKGDEEEERAEEEAEEERMTALYLPDLHTRKFWKK, encoded by the coding sequence ATGAAAACTACTGTTTTCTTCGTAATGGGAAATGGGATTACACTAGTTCTGAGTGAACTAGAGAGTAATACATTAAGCGATATTATTGATAAAATAAGAAGCACTCAAAAATATTCTAcaatttttgaagtttTAATATCTAAAATGGTCCAATATACACTGAATAAATCTACTACTCTGTCCTGTAGCTACCAAATAATCATTGGAAAGTACAAGCAATTTACAGGGtcttcaaatatatttaaattgaGAAGTTTGCGCCAGCATATGATTAAACTTGGGTATGATCTGTGGAATTTCTATCTATATTGCGAACAATTGgcaataatgatgatagaGTTGAATACGATACCTTTACATGAAGTAAAAGATATACCGGAACATGGGACTCATATGGAAATGCTAAGATGTTTTGCAAAGGGGCATAAGAACAAAGCCATGGatctgaaaaatattattgatgatCCAAATgctttattcaataaaagCTTCAAGAACACGCTAGAGAGAAGAGAAGCTTCCCAACCAGCCACTGTCGTGGGCAGTGTTATGCAGGGGATATTTCTTTCAGCAGCGATGTCTCACAATAGTCTGTTTGGTGTTAGCCGCCGAAACCAATTAAATCTCAGGAGGGcattttatttcttaaaacTGGAAAAGggagatgaagaagaagaacgagccgaagaagaagcagaAGAGGAAAGGATGACAGCACTATATTTGCCTGATTTACACACTAGAAAATTCTGGAAGAAATAG